The following are from one region of the Salvia hispanica cultivar TCC Black 2014 chromosome 1, UniMelb_Shisp_WGS_1.0, whole genome shotgun sequence genome:
- the LOC125200800 gene encoding uncharacterized protein LOC125200800 isoform X5 codes for MATTTPPSSMAKRHRSQVHDGAAAGTAELNSVFIDTSLGTHIAVSVCSSDTVSDLKKKVTVAHKQSFPEIGEIEVHSVKLERRSNYYHLSDDMLVWTAFGEVNRNWFLWVTASIVPRRLSGRSSMNDIDDDCNGFISDRNKNAIVLFALPARAAQNNAVSETTDSHTSIYAEAHCMGTESPVKKKRKVRHTKDESHNSGFEGGNTMFCSNDKDVKPNMSDSIVKVSGLKNDEYDDEGRLLYDRTYLPNIAEKGNFGSILDYQNLNGTDRPKEDNRFESVVNELDNEVVSNFVQGSSAGMRDAACEGGDVNTLGKKKKRKFEKTAENNHDRTYMEQFGKGETTKPSTLKLEEGMGLSLENDHEVLMPSNNKASDHVIPDLSPKAEILLQNAEKSSFIDQNSHKRLDSDERKEDNALQSKIDHEGKDVPSMHSGGVNTNISDPYATIMDAGVGKGEVKSDGKKRKKKKVHKTAEIQHTSDVAHTEIGEMNKPLTETTRLEEKGASLDLDNEIIMPADNKAPDHVGPDLALKEASIMGDADAVMEPGISSCVKKIKKKKKAKNSVSTNTENSDIKDIHRGARGSLDLSSPSGDYITKGIGKDESTILNEGMDVEMRPLDAKVQNPSDVAHTEIGEMNKPLTETTRLEEKGASLDLDNETIMPADNKAPDHVGLDLALKEASIMRDADAVMEHEISSCVKKIKKKKKAKNSVSTNTEDSDIKDIHRGARGSLDLSSPSGDYITKVIGKDESTRLDEGMDVEARPLDASNHDAQKVVWDVNKKEADLAQMQSERILEDVSVRNEMMREKTKGFQDVCHAALPTTETSNTMIMRDADAVMEPEVSSGIKKTKKKRIGKNSVSTNIENPGINDTQNGTRGSLDLSSPSGDCITTGIRKDESTRLNEGMDVEMTLLDASNNDAQEKVWDVNRKEEGRISEDLGDRNTMMMEKTKTFPDVCHAAFPTAETENTVMKPNQTNQDDENTENKSRKTKKKGKKQKHTAPDVQENLPVEDQQDPVLQKEKLWLC; via the exons ATGGCAACGACAACCCCGCCTTCTTCAATGGCGAAACGACATCGTTCGCag GTTCACGACGGCGCAGCTGCAGGCACGGCGGAGCTCAACTCTGTTTTCATAGACACCAGCCTCGGTACTCACATCGCCGTATCCGTATGCAGCTCCGACACTGTTTCAGACTTAAAAA AGAAGGTGACTGTGGCTCATAAGCAATCCTTTCCGGAAATTGGTGAGATAGAAGTCCACTCTGTGAAG TTGGAACGGAGATCAAACTATTATCATCTGTCAGACGATATGCTTGTTTGGACTGCGTTTGGCGAGGTTAACAGAAATTGGTTTCTTTGGGTCACAGCTTCCATTGTCCCCAGACGTCTCTCAGGAAGAAGCTCTATGAATGATATTGATGATGATTGCAACGGTTTCATATCTGATAGGAACAAGAATGCAATTGTTCTTTTTGCGTTGCCGGCTCGTGCTGCTCAAAATAATGCTGTTTCGGAGACCACTGATTCTCACACAAGTATTTATGCAGAGGCACATTGTATGGGAACCGAGTCTCCTGTGAAGAAGAAACGTAAAGTGAGGCACACAAAAGATGAAAGTCATAATTCTGGATTCGAAGGTGGCAACACCATGTTTTGTTCAAATGATAAAGATGTGAAGCCTAATATGTCCGACTCAATTGTTAAGGTCTCAGGTCTGAAGAATGACGAATATGATGATGAGGGGAGGCTTCTGTATGACAGAACTTACCTACCCAACATAGCAGAAAAAGGTAATTTTGGAAGCATTTTGGACTACCAGAACCTAAATGGTACTGATAGACCGAAAGAGGACAATAGGTTTGAGAGTGTGGTAAATGAACTGGACAATGAGGTTGTTTCCAATTTTGTACAAGGTTCTTCAGCTGGAATGAGGGATGCTGCTTGTGAAGGTGGAGATGTCAACACattggggaaaaaaaagaaaaggaaatttgAGAAAACAGCAGAAAACAATCATGATAGAACATATATGGAGCAGTTTGGAAAAGGTGAAACGACCAAGCCCTCTACTCTTAAACTGGAAGAAGGAATGGGTTTGTCATTAGAGAATGATCATGAAGTTTTAATGCCATCAAACAACAAAGCTTCAGACCATGTTATTCCAGATTTATCACCGAAGGCAGAAATCCTTTTGCAGAATGCAGAAAAGAGTAGTTTTATTGATCAGAACTCCCATAAACGTTTAGATTCTGATGAGAGAAAAGAAGACAATGCATTACAGAGTAAAATAGATCATGAAGGCAAGGATGTTCCATCAATGCATTCAGGAGGTGTTAACACTAACATTTCAGATCCTTATGCTACAATAATGGATGCTGGAGTCGGAAAAGGGGAGGTGAAATCGGAtgggaagaaaagaaagaaaaagaaagttcACAAAACTGCAGAAATCCAGCATACAAGTGATGTGGCACATACTGAAATTGGTGAAATGAATAAGCCTCTTACAGAAACTACTAGGTTGGAAGAAAAGGGTGCATCTTTGGACCTTgataatgaaattataatgCCTGCTGATAACAAAGCTCCTGACCATGTTGGTCCGGATCTAGCATTGAAAGAGGCCAGTATTATGGGGGATGCAGATGCTGTAATGGAACCTGGAATCTCCAGTTGTGTTaagaagattaagaaaaagaagaaagcaaAGAATTCTGTCAGCACAAATACAGAGAATTCAGACATTAAAGATATTCACAGAGGTGCCAGAGGTTCTTTGGACTTGTCTTCTCCATCAGGGGATTATATCACCAAGGGAATTGGAAAGGATGAAAGCACCATACTCAATGAAGGAATGGATGTAGAGATGAGACCATTGGATGCAAAAGTCCAGAATCCAAGTGATGTGGCACATACTGAAATTGGTGAAATGAATAAGCCTCTTACAGAAACTACTAGGTTGGAAGAAAAGGGTGCATCTTTGGACCTTGATAATGAAACTATAATGCCTGCTGATAACAAAGCTCCTGACCATGTTGGTCTGGATCTAGCATTGAAAGAGGCCAGTATTATGAGGGATGCAGATGCTGTAATGGAACATGAAATCTCCAGTTGCGTTaagaagattaagaaaaagaagaaagcaaAGAATTCTGTCAGCACAAATACAGAGGATTCAGACATTAAAGATATTCACAGAGGTGCCAGAGGTTCTTTGGACTTGTCTTCTCCATCAGGGGATTATATCACCAAGGTAATTGGAAAGGATGAAAGCACTAGGCTTGATGAAGGAATGGATGTTGAGGCGAGACCGTTGGATGCTTCAAACCATGATGCTCAGAAGGTAGTATGGgatgtaaataaaaaagaagcaGATCTGGCACAGATGCAATCAGAGCGAATTTTGGAAGATGTGAGcgttagaaatgaaatgatgaGGGAAAAGACCAAAGGTTTTCAAGATGTTTGCCATGCAGCTTTGCCCACCACTGAAACAAGTAATACCATGATTATGCGGGATGCAGATGCTGTAATGGAACCTGAAGTTTCCAGTGGCATTAAGAAGACGAAGAAAAAGAGGATTGGCAAGAATTCTGTCAGCACAAATATTGAGAATCCAGGCATCAACGATACTCAGAATGGCACCAGAGGTTCTTTGGACTTATCTTCTCCATCAGGGGATTGTATCACCACGGGAATCAGAAAGGATGAAAGCACCAGGCTCAATGAAGGAATGGATGTCGAGATGACACTGTTGGATGCTTCTAACAATGATGCTCAGGAAAAAGTATGGGATGTaaatagaaaagaagaagGGCGAATTTCGGAAGATTTGGGCGATAGAAATACAATGATGATGGAAAAGACCAAAACGTTTCCAGATGTTTGCCATGCAGCTTTTCCCACTGCCGAAACAGAAAATACTGTCATGAAGCCCAATCAAACGAACCAGGATGATGAGAATACTGAGAATAAATctagaaaaactaaaaagaaagggAAGAAGCAAAAGCACACTGCACCAGATGTCCAAGAAAATTTGCCAGTTGAGGATCAACAG
- the LOC125200800 gene encoding uncharacterized protein LOC125200800 isoform X3 has protein sequence MATTTPPSSMAKRHRSQVHDGAAAGTAELNSVFIDTSLGTHIAVSVCSSDTVSDLKKKVTVAHKQSFPEIGEIEVHSVKLERRSNYYHLSDDMLVWTAFGEVNRNWFLWVTASIVPRRLSGRSSMNDIDDDCNGFISDRNKNAIVLFALPARAAQNNAVSETTDSHTSIYAEAHCMGTESPVKKKRKVRHTKDESHNSGFEGGNTMFCSNDKDVKPNMSDSIVKVSGLKNDEYDDEGRLLYDRTYLPNIAEKGNFGSILDYQNLNGTDRPKEDNRFESVVNELDNEVVSNFVQGSSAGMRDAACEGGDVNTLGKKKKRKFEKTAENNHDRTYMEQFGKGETTKPSTLKLEEGMGLSLENDHEVLMPSNNKASDHVIPDLSPKAEILLQNAEKSSFIDQNSHKRLDSDERKEDNALQSKIDHEGKDVPSMHSGGVNTNISDPYATIMDAGVGKGEVKSDGKKRKKKKVHKTAEIQHTSDVAHTEIGEMNKPLTETTRLEEKGASLDLDNEIIMPADNKAPDHVGPDLALKEASIMGDADAVMEPGISSCVKKIKKKKKAKNSVSTNTENSDIKDIHRGARGSLDLSSPSGDYITKGIGKDESTRLDEGMDVEARPLDASNHDAQKVVWDVNKKEADLAQMQSERILEDVSVRNEMMREKTKGFQDVCHAALPTTETSNTMIMRDADAVMEPEVSSGIKKTKKKRIGKNSVSTNIENPGINDTQNGTRGSLDLSSPSGDCITTGIRKDESTRLNEGMDVEMTLLDASNNDAQEKVWDVNRKEEGRISEDLGDRNTMMMEKTKTFPDVCHAAFPTAETENTVMKPNQTNQDDENTENKSRKTKKKGKKQKHTAPDVQENLPVEDQQVSVEPLATKETSFGFSNSELTDRDLESSQVLSRKSKEKVDENYELVLNTDGLKENTEKGSEGINFKQYFVADQLQNQVDISNKVRKENKLKSSKAKDNELMKTSSPSELCEMPRQKPNDFVVPSSSHKKNPSLDKSSSKRSVTLHNNKGNERTLLRSRVKKTMPMKTPKKKILLAKPGTIFHNDSGESSGDEKGTLFSDDRTLTSSDSSSMSGDDSEGESEASQISTRKGSSAAKGKTLAMLEEENVTMDVILRSSKRFKKAKEIATQIEESQPIDFVLDSQPV, from the exons ATGGCAACGACAACCCCGCCTTCTTCAATGGCGAAACGACATCGTTCGCag GTTCACGACGGCGCAGCTGCAGGCACGGCGGAGCTCAACTCTGTTTTCATAGACACCAGCCTCGGTACTCACATCGCCGTATCCGTATGCAGCTCCGACACTGTTTCAGACTTAAAAA AGAAGGTGACTGTGGCTCATAAGCAATCCTTTCCGGAAATTGGTGAGATAGAAGTCCACTCTGTGAAG TTGGAACGGAGATCAAACTATTATCATCTGTCAGACGATATGCTTGTTTGGACTGCGTTTGGCGAGGTTAACAGAAATTGGTTTCTTTGGGTCACAGCTTCCATTGTCCCCAGACGTCTCTCAGGAAGAAGCTCTATGAATGATATTGATGATGATTGCAACGGTTTCATATCTGATAGGAACAAGAATGCAATTGTTCTTTTTGCGTTGCCGGCTCGTGCTGCTCAAAATAATGCTGTTTCGGAGACCACTGATTCTCACACAAGTATTTATGCAGAGGCACATTGTATGGGAACCGAGTCTCCTGTGAAGAAGAAACGTAAAGTGAGGCACACAAAAGATGAAAGTCATAATTCTGGATTCGAAGGTGGCAACACCATGTTTTGTTCAAATGATAAAGATGTGAAGCCTAATATGTCCGACTCAATTGTTAAGGTCTCAGGTCTGAAGAATGACGAATATGATGATGAGGGGAGGCTTCTGTATGACAGAACTTACCTACCCAACATAGCAGAAAAAGGTAATTTTGGAAGCATTTTGGACTACCAGAACCTAAATGGTACTGATAGACCGAAAGAGGACAATAGGTTTGAGAGTGTGGTAAATGAACTGGACAATGAGGTTGTTTCCAATTTTGTACAAGGTTCTTCAGCTGGAATGAGGGATGCTGCTTGTGAAGGTGGAGATGTCAACACattggggaaaaaaaagaaaaggaaatttgAGAAAACAGCAGAAAACAATCATGATAGAACATATATGGAGCAGTTTGGAAAAGGTGAAACGACCAAGCCCTCTACTCTTAAACTGGAAGAAGGAATGGGTTTGTCATTAGAGAATGATCATGAAGTTTTAATGCCATCAAACAACAAAGCTTCAGACCATGTTATTCCAGATTTATCACCGAAGGCAGAAATCCTTTTGCAGAATGCAGAAAAGAGTAGTTTTATTGATCAGAACTCCCATAAACGTTTAGATTCTGATGAGAGAAAAGAAGACAATGCATTACAGAGTAAAATAGATCATGAAGGCAAGGATGTTCCATCAATGCATTCAGGAGGTGTTAACACTAACATTTCAGATCCTTATGCTACAATAATGGATGCTGGAGTCGGAAAAGGGGAGGTGAAATCGGAtgggaagaaaagaaagaaaaagaaagttcACAAAACTGCAGAAATCCAGCATACAAGTGATGTGGCACATACTGAAATTGGTGAAATGAATAAGCCTCTTACAGAAACTACTAGGTTGGAAGAAAAGGGTGCATCTTTGGACCTTgataatgaaattataatgCCTGCTGATAACAAAGCTCCTGACCATGTTGGTCCGGATCTAGCATTGAAAGAGGCCAGTATTATGGGGGATGCAGATGCTGTAATGGAACCTGGAATCTCCAGTTGTGTTaagaagattaagaaaaagaagaaagcaaAGAATTCTGTCAGCACAAATACAGAGAATTCAGACATTAAAGATATTCACAGAGGTGCCAGAGGTTCTTTGGACTTGTCTTCTCCATCAGGGGATTATATCACCAAGGGAATTGGAAAG GATGAAAGCACTAGGCTTGATGAAGGAATGGATGTTGAGGCGAGACCGTTGGATGCTTCAAACCATGATGCTCAGAAGGTAGTATGGgatgtaaataaaaaagaagcaGATCTGGCACAGATGCAATCAGAGCGAATTTTGGAAGATGTGAGcgttagaaatgaaatgatgaGGGAAAAGACCAAAGGTTTTCAAGATGTTTGCCATGCAGCTTTGCCCACCACTGAAACAAGTAATACCATGATTATGCGGGATGCAGATGCTGTAATGGAACCTGAAGTTTCCAGTGGCATTAAGAAGACGAAGAAAAAGAGGATTGGCAAGAATTCTGTCAGCACAAATATTGAGAATCCAGGCATCAACGATACTCAGAATGGCACCAGAGGTTCTTTGGACTTATCTTCTCCATCAGGGGATTGTATCACCACGGGAATCAGAAAGGATGAAAGCACCAGGCTCAATGAAGGAATGGATGTCGAGATGACACTGTTGGATGCTTCTAACAATGATGCTCAGGAAAAAGTATGGGATGTaaatagaaaagaagaagGGCGAATTTCGGAAGATTTGGGCGATAGAAATACAATGATGATGGAAAAGACCAAAACGTTTCCAGATGTTTGCCATGCAGCTTTTCCCACTGCCGAAACAGAAAATACTGTCATGAAGCCCAATCAAACGAACCAGGATGATGAGAATACTGAGAATAAATctagaaaaactaaaaagaaagggAAGAAGCAAAAGCACACTGCACCAGATGTCCAAGAAAATTTGCCAGTTGAGGATCAACAGGTTAGTGTTGAACCTTTAGCAACAAAAGAAACTTCATTTGGTTTTTCAAATTCTGAACTCACGGACAGAGATTTAGAGTCATCCCAAGTTTTGTCTCGTAAGAGCAAAGAAAAGGTAGATGAGAATTACGAGCTTGTCCTAAACACTGATGGTCTCAAAGAAAATACTGAAAAGGGCAGTGAAGGAATCAACTTCAAGCAATACTTTGTGGCTGACCAACTCCAGAATCAAGTCGATATCAGTAACAAGGTAAGAAAGGAAAACAAGTTGAAGAGTTCAAAAGCTAAAGATAATGAACTGATGAAAACTTCTAGTCCTTCTGAGTTGTGTGAGATGCCTCGTCAGAAACCCAATGACTTTGTTGTTCCCTCATCCTCCCATAAGAAGAATCCATCTTTGGATAAATCAAGCTCGAAAAGGTCCGTGACATTGCACAACAATAAGGGAAATGAAAGGACGCTTTTGCGTTCACGTGTTAAAAAAACGATGCCCATGAAGACTCCGAAGAAAAAGATTTTGTTGGCAAAGCCGGGA
- the LOC125200800 gene encoding uncharacterized protein LOC125200800 isoform X2 translates to MATTTPPSSMAKRHRSQVHDGAAAGTAELNSVFIDTSLGTHIAVSVCSSDTVSDLKKKVTVAHKQSFPEIGEIEVHSVKLERRSNYYHLSDDMLVWTAFGEVNRNWFLWVTASIVPRRLSGRSSMNDIDDDCNGFISDRNKNAIVLFALPARAAQNNAVSETTDSHTSIYAEAHCMGTESPVKKKRKVRHTKDESHNSGFEGGNTMFCSNDKDVKPNMSDSIVKVSGLKNDEYDDEGRLLYDRTYLPNIAEKGSSAGMRDAACEGGDVNTLGKKKKRKFEKTAENNHDRTYMEQFGKGETTKPSTLKLEEGMGLSLENDHEVLMPSNNKASDHVIPDLSPKAEILLQNAEKSSFIDQNSHKRLDSDERKEDNALQSKIDHEGKDVPSMHSGGVNTNISDPYATIMDAGVGKGEVKSDGKKRKKKKVHKTAEIQHTSDVAHTEIGEMNKPLTETTRLEEKGASLDLDNEIIMPADNKAPDHVGPDLALKEASIMGDADAVMEPGISSCVKKIKKKKKAKNSVSTNTENSDIKDIHRGARGSLDLSSPSGDYITKGIGKDESTILNEGMDVEMRPLDAKVQNPSDVAHTEIGEMNKPLTETTRLEEKGASLDLDNETIMPADNKAPDHVGLDLALKEASIMRDADAVMEHEISSCVKKIKKKKKAKNSVSTNTEDSDIKDIHRGARGSLDLSSPSGDYITKVIGKDESTRLDEGMDVEARPLDASNHDAQKVVWDVNKKEADLAQMQSERILEDVSVRNEMMREKTKGFQDVCHAALPTTETSNTMIMRDADAVMEPEVSSGIKKTKKKRIGKNSVSTNIENPGINDTQNGTRGSLDLSSPSGDCITTGIRKDESTRLNEGMDVEMTLLDASNNDAQEKVWDVNRKEEGRISEDLGDRNTMMMEKTKTFPDVCHAAFPTAETENTVMKPNQTNQDDENTENKSRKTKKKGKKQKHTAPDVQENLPVEDQQVSVEPLATKETSFGFSNSELTDRDLESSQVLSRKSKEKVDENYELVLNTDGLKENTEKGSEGINFKQYFVADQLQNQVDISNKVRKENKLKSSKAKDNELMKTSSPSELCEMPRQKPNDFVVPSSSHKKNPSLDKSSSKRSVTLHNNKGNERTLLRSRVKKTMPMKTPKKKILLAKPGTIFHNDSGESSGDEKGTLFSDDRTLTSSDSSSMSGDDSEGESEASQISTRKGSSAAKGKTLAMLEEENVTMDVILRSSKRFKKAKEIATQIEESQPIDFVLDSQPV, encoded by the exons ATGGCAACGACAACCCCGCCTTCTTCAATGGCGAAACGACATCGTTCGCag GTTCACGACGGCGCAGCTGCAGGCACGGCGGAGCTCAACTCTGTTTTCATAGACACCAGCCTCGGTACTCACATCGCCGTATCCGTATGCAGCTCCGACACTGTTTCAGACTTAAAAA AGAAGGTGACTGTGGCTCATAAGCAATCCTTTCCGGAAATTGGTGAGATAGAAGTCCACTCTGTGAAG TTGGAACGGAGATCAAACTATTATCATCTGTCAGACGATATGCTTGTTTGGACTGCGTTTGGCGAGGTTAACAGAAATTGGTTTCTTTGGGTCACAGCTTCCATTGTCCCCAGACGTCTCTCAGGAAGAAGCTCTATGAATGATATTGATGATGATTGCAACGGTTTCATATCTGATAGGAACAAGAATGCAATTGTTCTTTTTGCGTTGCCGGCTCGTGCTGCTCAAAATAATGCTGTTTCGGAGACCACTGATTCTCACACAAGTATTTATGCAGAGGCACATTGTATGGGAACCGAGTCTCCTGTGAAGAAGAAACGTAAAGTGAGGCACACAAAAGATGAAAGTCATAATTCTGGATTCGAAGGTGGCAACACCATGTTTTGTTCAAATGATAAAGATGTGAAGCCTAATATGTCCGACTCAATTGTTAAGGTCTCAGGTCTGAAGAATGACGAATATGATGATGAGGGGAGGCTTCTGTATGACAGAACTTACCTACCCAACATAGCAGAAAAAG GTTCTTCAGCTGGAATGAGGGATGCTGCTTGTGAAGGTGGAGATGTCAACACattggggaaaaaaaagaaaaggaaatttgAGAAAACAGCAGAAAACAATCATGATAGAACATATATGGAGCAGTTTGGAAAAGGTGAAACGACCAAGCCCTCTACTCTTAAACTGGAAGAAGGAATGGGTTTGTCATTAGAGAATGATCATGAAGTTTTAATGCCATCAAACAACAAAGCTTCAGACCATGTTATTCCAGATTTATCACCGAAGGCAGAAATCCTTTTGCAGAATGCAGAAAAGAGTAGTTTTATTGATCAGAACTCCCATAAACGTTTAGATTCTGATGAGAGAAAAGAAGACAATGCATTACAGAGTAAAATAGATCATGAAGGCAAGGATGTTCCATCAATGCATTCAGGAGGTGTTAACACTAACATTTCAGATCCTTATGCTACAATAATGGATGCTGGAGTCGGAAAAGGGGAGGTGAAATCGGAtgggaagaaaagaaagaaaaagaaagttcACAAAACTGCAGAAATCCAGCATACAAGTGATGTGGCACATACTGAAATTGGTGAAATGAATAAGCCTCTTACAGAAACTACTAGGTTGGAAGAAAAGGGTGCATCTTTGGACCTTgataatgaaattataatgCCTGCTGATAACAAAGCTCCTGACCATGTTGGTCCGGATCTAGCATTGAAAGAGGCCAGTATTATGGGGGATGCAGATGCTGTAATGGAACCTGGAATCTCCAGTTGTGTTaagaagattaagaaaaagaagaaagcaaAGAATTCTGTCAGCACAAATACAGAGAATTCAGACATTAAAGATATTCACAGAGGTGCCAGAGGTTCTTTGGACTTGTCTTCTCCATCAGGGGATTATATCACCAAGGGAATTGGAAAGGATGAAAGCACCATACTCAATGAAGGAATGGATGTAGAGATGAGACCATTGGATGCAAAAGTCCAGAATCCAAGTGATGTGGCACATACTGAAATTGGTGAAATGAATAAGCCTCTTACAGAAACTACTAGGTTGGAAGAAAAGGGTGCATCTTTGGACCTTGATAATGAAACTATAATGCCTGCTGATAACAAAGCTCCTGACCATGTTGGTCTGGATCTAGCATTGAAAGAGGCCAGTATTATGAGGGATGCAGATGCTGTAATGGAACATGAAATCTCCAGTTGCGTTaagaagattaagaaaaagaagaaagcaaAGAATTCTGTCAGCACAAATACAGAGGATTCAGACATTAAAGATATTCACAGAGGTGCCAGAGGTTCTTTGGACTTGTCTTCTCCATCAGGGGATTATATCACCAAGGTAATTGGAAAGGATGAAAGCACTAGGCTTGATGAAGGAATGGATGTTGAGGCGAGACCGTTGGATGCTTCAAACCATGATGCTCAGAAGGTAGTATGGgatgtaaataaaaaagaagcaGATCTGGCACAGATGCAATCAGAGCGAATTTTGGAAGATGTGAGcgttagaaatgaaatgatgaGGGAAAAGACCAAAGGTTTTCAAGATGTTTGCCATGCAGCTTTGCCCACCACTGAAACAAGTAATACCATGATTATGCGGGATGCAGATGCTGTAATGGAACCTGAAGTTTCCAGTGGCATTAAGAAGACGAAGAAAAAGAGGATTGGCAAGAATTCTGTCAGCACAAATATTGAGAATCCAGGCATCAACGATACTCAGAATGGCACCAGAGGTTCTTTGGACTTATCTTCTCCATCAGGGGATTGTATCACCACGGGAATCAGAAAGGATGAAAGCACCAGGCTCAATGAAGGAATGGATGTCGAGATGACACTGTTGGATGCTTCTAACAATGATGCTCAGGAAAAAGTATGGGATGTaaatagaaaagaagaagGGCGAATTTCGGAAGATTTGGGCGATAGAAATACAATGATGATGGAAAAGACCAAAACGTTTCCAGATGTTTGCCATGCAGCTTTTCCCACTGCCGAAACAGAAAATACTGTCATGAAGCCCAATCAAACGAACCAGGATGATGAGAATACTGAGAATAAATctagaaaaactaaaaagaaagggAAGAAGCAAAAGCACACTGCACCAGATGTCCAAGAAAATTTGCCAGTTGAGGATCAACAGGTTAGTGTTGAACCTTTAGCAACAAAAGAAACTTCATTTGGTTTTTCAAATTCTGAACTCACGGACAGAGATTTAGAGTCATCCCAAGTTTTGTCTCGTAAGAGCAAAGAAAAGGTAGATGAGAATTACGAGCTTGTCCTAAACACTGATGGTCTCAAAGAAAATACTGAAAAGGGCAGTGAAGGAATCAACTTCAAGCAATACTTTGTGGCTGACCAACTCCAGAATCAAGTCGATATCAGTAACAAGGTAAGAAAGGAAAACAAGTTGAAGAGTTCAAAAGCTAAAGATAATGAACTGATGAAAACTTCTAGTCCTTCTGAGTTGTGTGAGATGCCTCGTCAGAAACCCAATGACTTTGTTGTTCCCTCATCCTCCCATAAGAAGAATCCATCTTTGGATAAATCAAGCTCGAAAAGGTCCGTGACATTGCACAACAATAAGGGAAATGAAAGGACGCTTTTGCGTTCACGTGTTAAAAAAACGATGCCCATGAAGACTCCGAAGAAAAAGATTTTGTTGGCAAAGCCGGGA